The following coding sequences are from one Geodermatophilus normandii window:
- the glpK gene encoding glycerol kinase GlpK: protein MTTYIAAIDQGTTSTRCMVFDHAGAVVAVGQKEHRQIFPRAGWVEHDPVEIWTNVREVVGQALARADLTGSDLAAVGLTNQRETTVVWDRSTGEPVYNAIVWQDTRTDRIVTELGELGGGAERYKEKVGLPLATYFAGPKVTWILDNVEGARERAERGELLMGTIDSWLLWNMTGGVDGGQHLTDVSNASRTMLMDYKTLAWDESIAADMRIPVSMLPEIRSNSEVYGEGRKAGALAGVKIAGSLGDQQAATFGQVCFSPGMAKNTYGTGNFLLLNTGEEAVSSKNGLLTTVCYKIGDRRPVYALEGSIAVTGSLVQWVRDNLRLIGGAPEIEAVARSVDDNGGAYFVPAFSGLFAPHWRSDARGALVGLTRYVNRGHLARAVLEATAYQTREVVEAMNADSGVDLTELRVDGGMVVNELLMQFQADILGVDVVRPKIAETTALGAAYAAGLAVGFWADEDELTSQWAEDKRWSPAMEPADRDRYYRKWTKAVQRTLDWVDDDDED from the coding sequence GTGACCACCTACATCGCCGCGATCGACCAGGGCACGACCAGCACCCGCTGCATGGTCTTCGACCACGCCGGCGCCGTCGTGGCCGTCGGCCAGAAGGAGCACCGCCAGATCTTCCCGCGCGCCGGGTGGGTCGAGCACGACCCGGTCGAGATCTGGACCAACGTCCGCGAGGTCGTCGGCCAGGCGCTGGCCCGCGCGGACCTGACCGGCTCCGACCTCGCCGCCGTCGGCCTGACCAACCAGCGCGAGACCACCGTCGTGTGGGACAGGAGCACCGGCGAGCCGGTGTACAACGCCATCGTCTGGCAGGACACCCGCACCGACCGGATCGTCACCGAGCTCGGCGAGCTCGGCGGGGGAGCCGAGCGCTACAAGGAGAAGGTCGGCCTGCCCCTGGCCACCTACTTCGCCGGACCCAAGGTGACCTGGATCCTCGACAACGTCGAGGGCGCCCGCGAGCGCGCCGAGCGCGGCGAGCTGCTCATGGGCACGATCGACAGCTGGCTGCTGTGGAACATGACCGGCGGCGTCGACGGCGGGCAGCACCTCACCGACGTCAGCAACGCCTCGCGCACCATGCTCATGGACTACAAGACGCTGGCGTGGGACGAGTCGATCGCCGCGGACATGCGCATCCCCGTGTCCATGCTGCCGGAGATCCGGTCCAACTCCGAGGTCTACGGCGAGGGCCGCAAGGCCGGCGCGCTGGCCGGCGTGAAGATCGCCGGCTCGCTCGGTGACCAGCAGGCGGCCACCTTCGGGCAGGTCTGCTTCTCCCCGGGCATGGCCAAGAACACCTACGGCACCGGCAACTTCCTGCTGCTCAACACCGGCGAGGAGGCGGTCTCGTCGAAGAACGGGCTGCTGACGACGGTCTGCTACAAGATCGGCGACCGCAGGCCGGTCTACGCCCTCGAGGGGTCGATCGCCGTCACCGGGTCGCTGGTGCAGTGGGTGCGCGACAACCTGCGGCTCATCGGCGGGGCGCCGGAGATCGAGGCGGTGGCCCGCTCGGTCGACGACAACGGCGGCGCCTACTTCGTACCGGCCTTCTCCGGCCTGTTCGCCCCGCACTGGCGCTCCGACGCCCGCGGCGCGCTGGTCGGCCTGACCCGCTACGTCAACCGCGGGCACCTGGCCCGGGCGGTGCTGGAGGCCACGGCCTACCAGACCCGCGAGGTCGTCGAGGCGATGAACGCCGACTCCGGCGTCGACCTCACCGAGCTCCGGGTCGACGGCGGCATGGTGGTCAACGAGCTGCTCATGCAGTTCCAGGCCGACATCCTCGGCGTCGACGTCGTCCGGCCCAAGATCGCCGAGACGACGGCGCTCGGCGCGGCGTACGCCGCGGGCCTGGCCGTCGGCTTCTGGGCCGACGAGGACGAGCTGACCAGCCAGTGGGCCGAGGACAAGCGGTGGAGCCCGGCGATGGAGCCGGCCGACCGCGACCGCTACTACCGCAAGTGGACGAAGGCCGTGCAGCGCACCCTCGACTGGGTCGACGACGACGACGAGGACTGA
- a CDS encoding PAC2 family protein — protein MIDPKSAPEDLPQLNQPVAVVAFEGWNDAGDAATGALEHLELIWDATPLAALDPEDYYDFQVNRPTVSLVGGVSRRIEWPTTRISVARPPGSDRDVVLIRGIEPNMRWRGFCQELIELCQELDVQTVVALGALLADTPHTRPTPVSGSAYDVESAQAWGLETSRYEGPTGILGVFQDACVQAGLPAVSFWAAVPHYVSQPPSPRATVALLQRVEEVLELTVPLGALPQQAEDWVKTVDEMAQEDAEVVEYVRSLEERATESDLSQANGDQIAREFERYLRRRGSSPN, from the coding sequence GTGATCGACCCGAAGTCCGCTCCCGAGGACCTGCCCCAGCTGAACCAGCCGGTGGCGGTGGTCGCCTTCGAGGGCTGGAACGACGCCGGGGACGCCGCCACCGGGGCGCTCGAGCACCTCGAGCTCATCTGGGACGCCACGCCCCTGGCGGCGCTCGACCCCGAGGACTACTACGACTTCCAGGTCAACCGGCCCACCGTCTCCCTCGTCGGCGGGGTGAGCCGGCGCATCGAGTGGCCCACCACGCGCATCTCCGTGGCCCGCCCGCCGGGCAGCGACCGCGACGTCGTCCTCATCCGCGGCATCGAGCCCAACATGCGCTGGCGCGGGTTCTGCCAGGAGCTCATCGAGCTGTGCCAGGAGCTCGACGTGCAGACCGTCGTCGCGCTCGGCGCCCTGCTCGCCGACACCCCGCACACCCGGCCCACCCCGGTGTCCGGCTCGGCCTACGACGTCGAGTCCGCGCAGGCGTGGGGGCTGGAGACCTCCCGCTACGAGGGGCCGACCGGGATCCTCGGCGTCTTCCAGGACGCCTGCGTGCAGGCCGGCCTCCCCGCGGTGAGCTTCTGGGCGGCGGTGCCGCACTACGTCTCGCAGCCGCCGTCGCCGCGGGCCACCGTCGCGCTGCTGCAGCGCGTCGAGGAGGTGCTGGAGCTGACCGTGCCGCTCGGCGCGCTCCCCCAGCAGGCCGAGGACTGGGTCAAGACCGTCGACGAGATGGCCCAGGAGGACGCCGAGGTCGTCGAGTACGTGCGCTCGCTCGAGGAACGGGCCACCGAGAGCGACCTGTCCCAGGCCAACGGCGACCAGATCGCCCGCGAGTTCGAGCGCTACCTCCGCCGCCGGGGCTCCTCCCCCAACTGA
- the metH gene encoding methionine synthase, with translation MTDAPQLRPDATAELTALLEQRILVLDGAMGTAIQRDRPSEAGYRGERFADWPVDVQGNNDLLVLTQPGLVAGIHREYLDAGADVIETNTFNATAISLADYGMSELAREINVAAARLARQEADAATARTPGRPRYVAGAIGPTSRTASISPDVNDPGARNVTFGELVEAYLEQAGGLVDGGADLLLVETVFDTLNAKAAVFALETLFEQRGRRWPVMVSGTITDASGRTLSGQTTEAFWNSVRHVRPLLVGLNCALGARELRPYVAELARLADTFVSAYPNAGLPNAFGEYDEAPEDTAAVLRSFAEDGFVNLVGGCCGTTPEHIAAVAAAVEGLPPRTPAPTRPALRLSGLEPLTVDGDSLFVNVGERTNITGSARFRRLIRDGDYATALAVARQQVEAGAQVIDVNMDEGMIDGVAAMTRFTRLVAAEPDICRVPVMVDSSKWEVIEAGLQQLQGKSIVNSISLKNGEAEFVEQARLCRRYGAAVVVMAFDEDGQADTLERRQQICRRAYDILTRQVGFPAEDVIFDPNVFAVATGIEEHARYGLDFIEATRWIKENLPGALVSGGVSNVSFSFRGNNPVREAIHAVFLFHAVAAGMDMGIVNAGALEVYEEVPRELRDRIEDVVLARRPDATERLLEIAGDYAGDGAAKEAATEEWRALPVAERITHALVKGVDEFVEADTEELRLEISARGGRPIEVIEGPLMAGMNVVGDLFGAGKMFLPQVVKSARVMKKAVAHLIPFIEAEKQPGDAERTNGTVVMATVKGDVHDIGKNIVGVVLQCNNYDVVDLGVMVPAQKVLDTAKEVGADVIGLSGLITPSLDEMVTLAGEMERQGFEVPLLVGGATTSRAHTAVKVAPRYHGPVIWVKDASRSVPVVAALLSDEQRPALLSATESEYRTLRERHAAREDTRRLLPLAAARAAAPQLDWSSYSPPRPRMLAQQTRDVCAGPSCDHHGHGAVEHVRVLRDYPLEELRGYIDWQPFFTAWEMRGRFPDILHNPATGEAARRLYADAQEMLDRIVAERWLTANGVLGLFPAARVDGEDIEVYTDESRTRVRAVLHQLRQQTEGRDGAPRKSLADFVAPKETGLRDHVGAFAVTAGLGSAERVAAFKAAHDDYSAILLEALADRLAEAFAERLHERVRREFWGYAADERLDADALIAERYRGIRPAPGYPACPEHTEKQTIWELLDVEAATGLQLTESMAMWPGAAVSGLYFAHPEARYFNLGRIGRDQVEDYARRKGWTRREAERWLAPNLGYRTDDE, from the coding sequence GTGACCGACGCCCCGCAGCTCCGCCCCGACGCCACCGCGGAGCTCACCGCCCTGCTCGAGCAGCGCATCCTCGTGCTCGACGGCGCCATGGGGACGGCGATCCAGCGCGACCGCCCGAGCGAGGCCGGCTACCGCGGGGAGCGCTTCGCCGACTGGCCGGTCGACGTCCAGGGCAACAACGACCTGCTCGTGCTCACGCAGCCCGGGCTCGTCGCGGGCATCCACCGCGAGTACCTCGACGCCGGTGCCGACGTCATCGAGACCAACACCTTCAACGCGACGGCGATCTCGCTGGCCGACTACGGCATGTCGGAGCTGGCCCGCGAGATCAACGTGGCCGCCGCCCGGCTGGCCCGGCAGGAGGCCGACGCGGCCACCGCGCGCACGCCGGGCAGGCCCCGCTACGTCGCCGGCGCGATCGGCCCGACGAGCCGGACGGCGTCGATCTCGCCCGACGTCAACGACCCCGGCGCCCGCAACGTCACCTTCGGCGAGCTCGTCGAGGCCTACCTCGAGCAGGCCGGCGGCCTGGTCGACGGCGGGGCCGACCTGCTGCTCGTCGAGACGGTCTTCGACACGCTCAACGCCAAGGCGGCGGTCTTCGCGCTGGAGACGCTGTTCGAGCAGCGCGGCCGGCGCTGGCCGGTGATGGTCTCGGGCACGATCACCGACGCCTCCGGGCGCACCCTGTCGGGGCAGACCACCGAGGCGTTCTGGAACTCCGTGCGCCACGTGCGGCCGCTGCTGGTCGGCCTGAACTGCGCGCTGGGGGCCCGGGAGCTGCGGCCCTACGTCGCCGAGCTGGCCCGGCTGGCCGACACCTTCGTCTCCGCCTATCCCAACGCCGGGCTGCCCAACGCCTTCGGCGAGTACGACGAGGCGCCCGAGGACACCGCCGCGGTGCTGCGCTCCTTCGCCGAGGACGGCTTCGTCAACCTGGTCGGCGGCTGCTGCGGCACCACGCCGGAGCACATCGCCGCCGTCGCCGCGGCCGTCGAGGGCCTGCCGCCGCGGACCCCGGCGCCCACCCGCCCCGCGCTGCGGCTGTCGGGCCTGGAGCCGCTGACCGTCGACGGCGACTCGCTGTTCGTCAACGTCGGCGAGCGCACGAACATCACCGGATCGGCCCGCTTCCGGCGGCTGATCCGCGACGGCGACTACGCCACGGCGCTGGCCGTGGCGCGCCAGCAGGTCGAGGCCGGCGCTCAGGTCATCGACGTCAACATGGACGAGGGCATGATCGACGGCGTCGCGGCGATGACCCGCTTCACCCGCCTGGTCGCCGCCGAGCCCGACATCTGCCGCGTGCCGGTGATGGTGGACTCCTCCAAGTGGGAGGTCATCGAGGCCGGCCTGCAGCAGCTGCAGGGCAAGTCGATCGTCAACTCCATCTCGCTGAAGAACGGCGAGGCGGAGTTCGTCGAGCAGGCACGGCTGTGCCGCAGGTACGGCGCGGCCGTCGTCGTCATGGCCTTCGACGAGGACGGGCAGGCCGACACCCTCGAGCGCCGGCAGCAGATCTGCCGCCGCGCGTACGACATCCTCACGCGGCAGGTCGGCTTCCCGGCCGAGGACGTGATCTTCGACCCCAACGTCTTCGCCGTCGCCACCGGCATCGAGGAGCACGCCCGCTACGGCCTGGACTTCATCGAGGCCACCCGCTGGATCAAGGAGAACCTGCCCGGCGCGCTGGTGTCCGGCGGCGTCTCCAACGTCTCGTTCTCCTTCCGCGGCAACAACCCGGTGCGCGAGGCCATCCACGCGGTGTTCCTCTTCCACGCCGTCGCCGCCGGCATGGACATGGGCATCGTCAACGCCGGCGCGCTGGAGGTGTACGAGGAGGTCCCCCGGGAGCTGCGGGACCGCATCGAGGACGTCGTCCTCGCCCGCCGCCCCGACGCCACCGAGCGGCTGCTGGAGATCGCCGGGGACTACGCCGGCGACGGCGCCGCCAAGGAGGCGGCCACCGAGGAGTGGCGGGCGCTGCCGGTGGCCGAGCGGATCACCCACGCGCTGGTCAAGGGCGTCGACGAGTTCGTCGAGGCCGACACCGAGGAGCTGCGCCTGGAGATCTCCGCCCGCGGCGGCCGGCCGATCGAGGTCATCGAGGGCCCGCTGATGGCCGGCATGAACGTCGTCGGCGACCTGTTCGGCGCCGGGAAGATGTTCCTGCCGCAGGTGGTGAAGTCCGCGCGGGTGATGAAGAAGGCCGTCGCCCACCTCATCCCGTTCATCGAGGCGGAGAAGCAGCCCGGCGACGCCGAGCGGACCAACGGCACGGTCGTGATGGCCACGGTGAAGGGCGACGTCCACGACATCGGCAAGAACATCGTCGGCGTCGTCCTGCAGTGCAACAACTACGACGTCGTCGACCTCGGCGTCATGGTGCCGGCGCAGAAGGTGCTCGACACCGCCAAGGAGGTCGGCGCCGACGTCATCGGCCTGTCCGGGCTGATCACGCCGTCCCTGGACGAGATGGTCACCCTGGCCGGCGAGATGGAGCGGCAGGGCTTCGAGGTGCCGCTGCTCGTGGGCGGGGCGACGACGTCGCGCGCGCACACCGCGGTCAAGGTCGCGCCGCGCTACCACGGCCCCGTGATCTGGGTGAAGGACGCCTCGCGGTCGGTGCCGGTGGTGGCGGCGCTGCTGTCCGACGAGCAGCGGCCCGCGCTGCTGTCGGCGACCGAGAGCGAGTACCGGACGCTGCGGGAGCGGCACGCCGCCCGCGAGGACACCCGCCGGCTGCTGCCGCTGGCCGCCGCCCGCGCCGCCGCGCCGCAGCTCGACTGGTCGTCCTACAGCCCGCCGCGGCCGCGGATGCTCGCGCAGCAGACCCGTGACGTGTGCGCCGGCCCGTCCTGCGACCACCACGGGCACGGCGCGGTCGAGCACGTGCGGGTGCTGCGCGACTACCCCCTCGAGGAGCTGCGCGGCTACATCGACTGGCAGCCGTTCTTCACCGCGTGGGAGATGCGCGGCCGGTTCCCCGACATCCTGCACAACCCGGCCACCGGGGAGGCGGCCCGGCGGCTCTACGCCGACGCGCAGGAGATGCTCGACCGGATCGTCGCCGAGCGCTGGCTGACCGCCAACGGCGTCCTCGGGCTCTTCCCCGCCGCCCGGGTCGACGGCGAGGACATCGAGGTCTACACCGACGAGTCGCGCACGCGGGTCCGCGCCGTGCTGCACCAGCTGCGGCAGCAGACGGAGGGCCGCGACGGCGCCCCGCGCAAGTCGCTCGCCGACTTCGTGGCGCCGAAGGAGACCGGGCTGCGCGACCACGTGGGCGCCTTCGCCGTCACCGCGGGGCTGGGCTCGGCCGAGCGCGTGGCCGCGTTCAAGGCGGCGCACGACGACTACTCGGCGATCCTGCTCGAGGCGCTGGCCGACCGGCTGGCGGAGGCGTTCGCCGAGCGGCTGCACGAGCGGGTGCGGCGGGAGTTCTGGGGCTACGCCGCCGACGAGCGCCTGGACGCCGACGCGCTCATCGCCGAGCGCTACCGCGGCATCCGCCCCGCGCCGGGCTACCCCGCCTGCCCCGAGCACACCGAGAAGCAGACGATCTGGGAGCTGCTCGACGTCGAGGCGGCCACCGGCCTGCAGCTGACCGAGTCGATGGCCATGTGGCCGGGCGCGGCGGTCAGCGGGCTGTACTTCGCCCACCCCGAGGCCCGCTACTTCAACCTGGGCCGGATCGGCCGCGACCAGGTCGAGGACTACGCCCGCCGCAAGGGCTGGACGCGGCGCGAGGCCGAGCGCTGGCTGGCCCCCAACCTGGGCTACCGCACCGACGACGAGTGA
- the mshC gene encoding cysteine--1-D-myo-inosityl 2-amino-2-deoxy-alpha-D-glucopyranoside ligase — MLAWPAPLLPTLPGPGPVLRLFDTARGQVVDTEPGAVARMYVCGITPYDATHLGHAATYLAFDLVNRLWRDAGHAVHYVQNVTDIDDPLLERAERDGEDWVVLAMRETALFREDMTALRVLPPEDYVGAVAAIPRIVAHVETLLDEGLAYVLDDGTGDVYHDVAQAPAFGEESGYDEATMLALSAERGGDPDRPGKRNRLDPLLWRGRREGEPSWPGPRGVEGRPGWHIECAAIALDTIGMGFDVQGGGSDLVFPHHEYSAVHAEALTAAATGVKQSFAQAYVHAAMIGLDGEKMSKSRGNLVFVSKLRGEGVDPMAIRLALLSGHYRTDRAWTPDLLTAAEERLATWRRAVARDAGAPAAPVLAALRERLSDDLDSPGAIAAVDAWAAATLAGHGDPEDGAPAVVSDAVDALLGVGLQEA, encoded by the coding sequence GTGCTCGCCTGGCCTGCCCCGCTCCTGCCGACCCTCCCGGGCCCCGGCCCGGTCCTGCGGCTGTTCGACACCGCGCGCGGCCAGGTCGTCGACACCGAGCCGGGCGCGGTGGCGCGCATGTACGTCTGCGGCATCACCCCCTACGACGCCACCCACCTCGGCCACGCCGCCACCTACCTGGCCTTCGACCTGGTCAACCGGCTGTGGCGGGACGCCGGGCACGCCGTCCACTACGTGCAGAACGTGACCGACATCGACGACCCGCTGCTCGAGCGGGCCGAGCGCGACGGCGAGGACTGGGTCGTGCTCGCCATGCGGGAGACCGCGCTGTTCCGCGAGGACATGACCGCGCTGCGCGTGCTGCCGCCCGAGGACTACGTGGGCGCGGTCGCGGCCATCCCGCGGATCGTGGCGCACGTGGAGACGCTGCTCGACGAGGGCCTGGCCTACGTCCTCGACGACGGCACCGGCGACGTCTACCACGACGTGGCGCAGGCGCCGGCGTTCGGCGAGGAGTCCGGCTACGACGAGGCGACGATGCTGGCGCTGTCGGCCGAGCGCGGCGGCGACCCCGACCGCCCGGGCAAGCGCAACCGCCTGGACCCGCTGCTGTGGCGCGGCCGCCGCGAGGGCGAGCCGTCCTGGCCCGGGCCGCGCGGCGTCGAGGGCCGGCCGGGCTGGCACATCGAGTGCGCCGCCATCGCGCTGGACACCATCGGCATGGGCTTCGACGTGCAGGGCGGCGGCAGCGACCTGGTCTTCCCGCACCACGAGTACTCCGCCGTCCACGCCGAGGCGCTCACCGCGGCGGCGACGGGGGTGAAGCAGTCCTTCGCGCAGGCCTACGTGCACGCGGCGATGATCGGCCTCGACGGCGAGAAGATGAGCAAGAGCCGGGGCAACCTGGTGTTCGTCTCCAAGCTGCGCGGCGAGGGCGTCGACCCGATGGCCATCCGGCTGGCCCTGCTGTCGGGCCACTACCGCACCGACCGCGCCTGGACGCCGGACCTGCTGACCGCCGCCGAGGAGCGGCTGGCCACCTGGCGGCGCGCGGTGGCCCGCGACGCCGGCGCCCCGGCCGCGCCGGTGCTGGCCGCACTGCGCGAGCGGCTCTCCGACGACCTGGACAGCCCCGGCGCGATCGCCGCCGTCGACGCGTGGGCGGCGGCGACGCTGGCCGGGCACGGGGACCCGGAGGACGGCGCGCCGGCCGTGGTCTCCGACGCCGTCGACGCGCTCCTGGGCGTCGGCCTCCAGGAGGCCTGA
- a CDS encoding HD domain-containing protein — MAGGGGFRSTDRAAREREEDALAPAATRAAATRGRAVAEPEDPLRTAFERDRDRILHAKAFRRLKHKTQVFLNPDGDHFVTRLTHTLQVTQVARAIARALGLNETLAEAIALGHDVGHSPFGHIGEDAFAPYVPGGWHHAAQGVRIVEVLEHLNLTWEVRDGIRAHSWKISPPPATREGECVRYADRIAYLSHDALDAVRAGVLQAGDLPARAREVFGEPGSAMVGAMTDAVVQGSLADGAAVVMAPGPLAAMHELRAFMFRRVYASEAAAGQKQLAVDVIRRLVDHHLEHPGLIPATYRDTAADPVTQVVDHVSGMTDRFALATHDRLFGDDAAARTAPLLRRG, encoded by the coding sequence ATGGCCGGTGGCGGGGGGTTCCGCTCCACCGACCGCGCCGCCCGCGAGCGGGAGGAGGACGCGCTCGCCCCGGCCGCCACGCGCGCGGCGGCCACCCGCGGCCGGGCCGTCGCCGAGCCCGAGGACCCGCTGCGCACGGCCTTCGAGCGCGACCGCGACCGGATCCTGCACGCCAAGGCCTTTCGCCGGCTCAAGCACAAGACGCAGGTCTTCCTCAACCCCGACGGCGACCACTTCGTCACCCGGCTCACCCACACGCTGCAGGTGACCCAGGTGGCCCGCGCCATCGCCCGTGCACTGGGGCTCAACGAGACGCTGGCCGAGGCGATCGCGCTCGGGCACGACGTCGGCCACTCGCCGTTCGGCCACATCGGCGAGGACGCCTTCGCCCCCTACGTGCCCGGCGGCTGGCACCACGCGGCGCAGGGCGTGCGGATCGTCGAGGTGCTCGAGCACCTGAACCTCACCTGGGAGGTGCGCGACGGCATCCGCGCGCACAGCTGGAAGATCTCACCGCCGCCGGCCACCCGCGAGGGGGAGTGCGTCCGCTACGCCGACCGGATCGCCTACCTCTCGCACGACGCGCTCGACGCCGTCCGCGCCGGGGTGCTGCAGGCCGGTGACCTGCCGGCCCGCGCGCGGGAGGTGTTCGGCGAACCCGGCAGCGCGATGGTCGGGGCGATGACCGACGCCGTCGTGCAGGGCTCGCTGGCCGACGGCGCGGCGGTGGTGATGGCGCCGGGCCCGCTGGCCGCGATGCACGAGCTGCGGGCGTTCATGTTCCGGCGCGTGTACGCGTCGGAGGCCGCCGCGGGGCAGAAGCAGCTCGCCGTCGACGTCATCCGCCGGCTCGTCGACCACCACCTCGAGCACCCCGGGCTCATCCCGGCGACCTACCGCGACACCGCGGCCGACCCGGTCACCCAGGTCGTCGACCACGTCTCGGGCATGACCGACCGCTTCGCGCTGGCCACCCACGACCGGCTCTTCGGCGACGACGCCGCCGCCCGCACGGCCCCGCTGCTGCGCCGGGGTTGA
- a CDS encoding MIP/aquaporin family protein, with protein MSLTSVFFSEVLGTGLLILLGVGVVANVLLTESKGRGADWLLINFGWGLAVFVGVYAAYRSGAHLNPAVTVGLWASGADEYAPGVEITLGSTLVYFAGEFVGAFLGAVFAWLAYREHYAAHPDPGEILGTFSTGPAIRALPWNVVTEAIGTFVLIYIILQFGNTPSQIGPLAVALLVVSIGASLGGPTGYAINPARDLGPRIAHAVLPIRGKGGNDWGYSWVPVVGPIVGAVLAGLLARVF; from the coding sequence GTGTCACTGACTTCGGTCTTCTTCTCCGAGGTGCTCGGAACCGGACTGCTGATCCTCCTCGGCGTCGGCGTGGTCGCCAACGTGCTGCTCACCGAGTCCAAGGGGCGCGGCGCCGACTGGCTGCTCATCAACTTCGGCTGGGGCCTGGCGGTCTTCGTCGGCGTCTACGCCGCCTACCGCAGCGGCGCGCACCTCAACCCGGCCGTCACCGTCGGTCTCTGGGCCTCCGGCGCCGACGAGTACGCCCCCGGCGTCGAGATCACCCTCGGCAGCACCCTGGTCTACTTCGCCGGCGAGTTCGTCGGCGCCTTCCTCGGTGCCGTGTTCGCCTGGCTGGCCTACCGCGAGCACTACGCGGCCCACCCGGACCCCGGCGAGATCCTGGGCACCTTCTCCACCGGCCCGGCGATCCGGGCGCTCCCGTGGAACGTCGTCACCGAGGCGATCGGCACCTTCGTGCTGATCTACATCATCCTGCAGTTCGGCAACACCCCCTCCCAGATCGGCCCGCTCGCCGTGGCGCTGCTCGTCGTGTCGATCGGCGCCTCGCTGGGTGGACCCACCGGGTACGCCATCAACCCCGCCCGCGACCTCGGGCCCCGCATCGCGCACGCGGTGCTGCCCATCCGCGGCAAGGGCGGCAACGACTGGGGCTACTCGTGGGTCCCCGTCGTCGGACCGATCGTCGGCGCCGTCCTGGCCGGCCTGCTCGCCCGGGTCTTCTGA